Proteins encoded together in one Campylobacter concisus window:
- the nspC gene encoding carboxynorspermidine decarboxylase: MNEILKSIKTPAYVCEEAKVRKNLELLKYVKEQSGAKILVALKGFAFSGVMDMVGSYLDGATCSGLHEAKFASEYVKGEIHTYSPAFKDEDFNEILKISKHITFNSFAQWQKFKGIALQNGIICGLRVNPEVSLAPTDSYNPCAKFSRLGITRANFKPELLDGITGLHFHALCEESASSLQVVLEAFEEKFGEFIPKMKWINMGGGHHITRADYDVELLIKIIRRFREKYGVEVYLEPGEAVGWQTGFLISSVLDIVHNEKDIAILDTSAEAHMPDTVLMPYRPAVRGESKNGKFAYRFGGNTCLAGDIVGLEAGDAEYKFDSELKIGDRVIFEDQIHYTIVKNTTFNGIKLPDLLLLKENGEIKMVRELDYEEYRRRN, encoded by the coding sequence ATGAACGAAATTTTAAAAAGCATAAAAACCCCAGCCTACGTCTGCGAAGAGGCCAAAGTACGTAAAAATTTAGAGCTTTTAAAGTATGTAAAAGAGCAAAGTGGAGCTAAAATTTTAGTAGCACTTAAGGGTTTTGCATTTAGCGGCGTAATGGATATGGTGGGCTCATATCTTGATGGAGCGACTTGCAGTGGGCTTCATGAGGCAAAATTTGCGAGCGAATACGTAAAAGGCGAGATCCACACGTATAGTCCAGCCTTTAAAGATGAGGATTTTAATGAAATTTTAAAAATTTCAAAGCACATCACATTTAACTCTTTTGCTCAGTGGCAAAAATTTAAAGGCATTGCCCTGCAAAATGGCATCATATGCGGCCTAAGGGTCAATCCAGAGGTCTCACTAGCGCCAACTGATAGCTACAACCCATGCGCTAAATTTAGCAGGCTTGGCATCACAAGGGCAAATTTTAAGCCAGAGCTTCTTGATGGCATCACTGGGCTTCATTTTCACGCGCTTTGCGAGGAGAGTGCGAGCAGCTTGCAGGTCGTGCTGGAGGCGTTTGAAGAGAAATTTGGTGAGTTTATCCCAAAGATGAAGTGGATAAATATGGGCGGCGGCCACCACATCACAAGAGCTGATTACGACGTGGAGCTGCTTATAAAGATCATTAGGCGCTTCCGCGAAAAATACGGCGTAGAGGTCTATCTGGAGCCTGGCGAGGCTGTGGGCTGGCAGACTGGCTTTTTGATAAGCAGCGTGCTTGACATCGTGCACAACGAGAAAGATATCGCCATCCTTGACACCTCAGCCGAGGCGCACATGCCAGATACTGTGCTCATGCCTTACCGCCCAGCCGTTAGAGGCGAGAGTAAAAACGGCAAATTTGCTTATAGATTTGGTGGCAATACCTGCCTAGCTGGCGATATAGTGGGTCTTGAAGCGGGCGATGCGGAGTATAAATTTGATAGCGAGCTTAAAATCGGCGACCGCGTCATCTTTGAAGATCAAATTCACTACACCATCGTGAAAAATACAACATTTAACGGCATAAAACTGCCTGATCTGCTGCTTTTAAAAGAAAATGGTGAGATAAAGATGGTTAGAGAGCTAGACTACGAAGAGTATAGGCGCAGAAACTAG
- a CDS encoding acyl-CoA thioesterase, producing the protein MDILKDFGEPRIKQVMLPKDTNSAGNIFGGWIMSQIDLAGAQAAREISPERVVTISMKEIIFKQPVFVGDVLSCYAKIIAVGKTSITTQIEVTALRLNDGGFRETIHVTSATATYVSVTKDGHKKPIDEKLKELHGF; encoded by the coding sequence ATGGACATTTTAAAGGACTTTGGCGAGCCACGCATCAAGCAAGTGATGCTACCAAAAGATACAAACTCAGCTGGCAATATCTTTGGCGGCTGGATAATGAGTCAGATAGACCTTGCAGGTGCTCAGGCTGCTAGAGAAATTTCGCCTGAGCGAGTTGTGACAATTTCTATGAAAGAGATCATCTTTAAACAACCAGTATTTGTTGGCGACGTACTAAGCTGCTATGCAAAGATCATCGCAGTTGGTAAAACATCGATAACAACGCAGATAGAAGTGACTGCACTTAGGCTAAATGATGGCGGTTTTAGAGAGACTATACACGTCACAAGCGCCACCGCGACCTATGTTAGTGTGACAAAAGACGGGCACAAAAAACCGATAGATGAGAAGCTAAAAGAGCTTCACGGATTTTAA
- the ciaB gene encoding invasion protein CiaB, with the protein MNDFKRLNELTKEQKSKLNAIYKNLDDKIITDALKICALDGTPSQKLAIARRIVDLKVDPLQNELKKLNLGEDEQKHVLNLIYGYVRNLYENLHSELIKKARDEQILDPFFQAFVEAMHELGLSLNAWQISWQDKIIDTTNKEFEAKFKDLSLANEFITKNGLFQCDSNGARADRTYGAVCKEGEKFSFLSYALAFKDEVGELKKVFTKNLEILRNLAQNDEQKSYVKYLEKLQNAFCEEDNAKVINAWQEAEIAWMDVKGALQPGHPLEYYEDAYTHAVALEWDIRLVDSEGIDELKFKEKVTKTYKSVCEKIKFDNAVTNKAVSENIARTQLYISVPMIYYGAELNGLFSAQVVPNDESVSAKCGKKIFAFVNHVYEGAKAKPFMKLGAEIFSKEFLDFGREILFLKPKIWKKVYEISTIGHEFGHILFIGLDTEMSMNKSGVFKFIEEYKATTGGLVNFFLHEEAEYKMAVFHELIARAVGLIAWRKVDEVRAYYCEGLIHLSLLFRAGVLKFDGKLSVDMSEQAYAKFKEICLENYYELAQTYAKKDDASTFLEKFCQKDEQSYLPKDEECKKFVEHFYARYEAIGNDVDDSGEWQRWQKLAQEAESGRA; encoded by the coding sequence ATGAATGATTTTAAAAGACTAAATGAACTTACAAAAGAGCAAAAATCCAAGCTAAATGCTATTTATAAAAATTTAGATGACAAGATCATAACTGATGCTCTGAAGATTTGTGCCCTTGATGGCACGCCAAGCCAAAAACTAGCCATTGCAAGAAGGATAGTTGATCTTAAAGTAGACCCACTTCAAAATGAGCTAAAAAAGCTAAATTTAGGCGAGGACGAGCAAAAGCATGTGCTAAATTTGATCTATGGCTATGTTAGAAATTTATATGAAAATTTACACTCCGAGCTTATAAAAAAGGCACGTGATGAGCAAATTTTAGACCCATTTTTTCAAGCTTTTGTAGAGGCTATGCACGAGCTTGGACTTAGTCTAAATGCATGGCAAATTTCGTGGCAAGATAAGATAATAGACACTACAAATAAAGAGTTTGAAGCTAAATTTAAAGATCTAAGCCTAGCAAATGAGTTCATCACTAAAAACGGCTTATTTCAGTGTGATAGTAATGGCGCAAGGGCTGATAGAACGTATGGCGCAGTTTGCAAAGAGGGCGAGAAATTTAGCTTTTTGTCTTACGCGCTTGCTTTTAAAGATGAGGTTGGAGAACTTAAAAAAGTCTTTACTAAAAACCTTGAAATTTTAAGAAATTTAGCTCAAAATGACGAGCAAAAATCCTACGTAAAATACCTTGAAAAGCTGCAAAATGCCTTTTGCGAAGAGGACAATGCAAAGGTGATAAATGCTTGGCAAGAGGCTGAGATAGCGTGGATGGATGTAAAAGGAGCGCTTCAGCCAGGCCATCCGCTAGAGTACTACGAGGACGCCTACACGCACGCGGTTGCGCTTGAGTGGGACATCAGGCTGGTGGATAGCGAGGGCATTGACGAGCTTAAATTTAAAGAAAAAGTGACAAAAACTTACAAAAGCGTCTGCGAAAAGATCAAATTTGATAACGCCGTGACAAACAAGGCAGTTAGTGAAAATATCGCTAGAACGCAGCTTTATATAAGCGTGCCGATGATCTATTACGGCGCGGAGTTAAACGGGCTTTTTAGCGCTCAAGTCGTGCCAAATGACGAGAGTGTGAGTGCAAAATGTGGCAAGAAAATTTTTGCCTTTGTAAATCACGTCTATGAGGGCGCGAAGGCAAAGCCTTTTATGAAGCTTGGGGCTGAAATTTTTAGCAAGGAATTTTTGGATTTTGGTAGAGAGATTTTATTTTTAAAGCCAAAAATTTGGAAAAAAGTATATGAAATTTCAACGATCGGTCATGAGTTTGGGCATATCCTCTTTATCGGACTTGATACTGAGATGAGCATGAATAAAAGTGGTGTCTTTAAATTTATAGAAGAGTACAAAGCAACGACTGGCGGGTTAGTAAATTTCTTCTTGCACGAAGAAGCGGAGTATAAAATGGCCGTCTTTCACGAGCTAATAGCCCGCGCTGTTGGGCTTATAGCGTGGCGAAAGGTCGATGAGGTGAGGGCTTATTACTGCGAGGGGCTCATACATCTTAGCCTACTTTTTAGGGCTGGAGTGCTTAAATTTGATGGCAAACTAAGTGTTGATATGAGCGAGCAAGCTTACGCTAAATTTAAAGAAATTTGCTTAGAGAACTATTACGAGCTAGCACAAACATACGCTAAAAAAGATGATGCGAGCACGTTTTTGGAGAAATTTTGCCAAAAAGATGAGCAGAGCTATCTGCCAAAAGATGAAGAGTGCAAGAAATTTGTGGAGCATTTCTACGCCAGGTATGAGGCTATCGGCAACGACGTCGATGATAGCGGCGAGTGGCAAAGGTGGCAAAAGCTAGCCCAAGAAGCGGAGAGTGGCCGTGCTTGA
- a CDS encoding EAL domain-containing protein: protein MERNIFFTSNSSLIVRQKQIFYAVIALFIFSQFAGILNYKIFENLLIFFGFGLVVLGIYISMNRSKLKAMHWLAACFGVFLWTIIDAIRSVNEDFLLRSKEQISYLDFFDLLPMFLLLAAVGIFFVVKFIASDKKILVLADSFNVLLLVFTLAYCIVGDMGDFDILIHPKSPSELAASIAIFVNLSILFIALSEIFNSNHLYIRHSGFFLIIASAIFTLLNLYVFYNELINKGHDFTLHSIYLVPFFLLMLGAFYLRGDNKRISAADVGIKTTSKLVPIISAALILIKANLSSYVDLLIIFVIVAGAVISYFMKVLDQSEEIYNAEQNLHDAKNKEKHLKTNELEMINLSLEGVSEKDYLTSLGNRDSLLNELKGMCSVLGEKQEIAVYYINISRFKNINTSYGHEVGDKILKAIAKRIREACNRQEVTARIGADEFIVLSKMEENSHTKRMKLGMELRDTIEKPLQIDKYHFAIKSVVGIHVVTRDNISDPRNIIKKADMAMYYAKQNPAKNPMVYNNEIDSEIQQSSNIEIALKKANLQEDFEVYFQPIYDIKNLKIICVEALLRWQSKEYGQKEAGEFMDIASLNSDILNDICTLSVSKTVEQAVRWQNKKLKVPKISINVAQIQSTSEKFVNEFMLTLNSHHLNPKQFELEFSEDIWKNDQETLDKIFSLLEKNSIDVCIDDFGSGYTSFVYIRKYKIDRIKIANDFVAQSVINKKDMQVVAAIINIAKSMKLKVTAKGVESHEIKELLKELNCNEMQGYFLSRPMSAEEFENSLRQNSHMVADI from the coding sequence ATGGAGAGAAACATTTTTTTTACGTCAAATTCGTCACTTATCGTAAGACAAAAACAAATTTTCTATGCCGTTATAGCTCTTTTTATATTTTCTCAGTTTGCCGGCATCTTAAACTATAAAATTTTTGAAAATTTGTTGATATTTTTTGGCTTTGGTCTTGTAGTTCTTGGTATCTACATCTCTATGAACAGATCAAAGCTTAAAGCTATGCACTGGCTTGCTGCATGCTTTGGGGTCTTTCTTTGGACGATTATTGATGCCATTAGAAGCGTCAATGAAGACTTTCTTTTAAGAAGCAAAGAGCAAATTTCTTATCTTGATTTTTTTGATCTGCTCCCTATGTTTTTACTATTGGCCGCTGTTGGTATATTTTTTGTGGTCAAATTTATAGCTAGCGATAAAAAGATCCTAGTTCTAGCCGATAGCTTTAACGTTCTTTTGCTAGTTTTCACGCTTGCTTATTGTATTGTTGGTGATATGGGCGATTTTGATATATTGATCCATCCTAAAAGCCCTAGTGAGCTTGCTGCTAGCATTGCTATTTTTGTAAATTTATCTATTTTATTCATCGCTCTTAGTGAAATTTTTAATAGCAACCATCTTTACATTAGACATAGCGGCTTTTTTTTGATAATAGCAAGTGCGATTTTTACGCTGTTAAATTTATATGTTTTTTATAATGAGCTTATAAACAAAGGGCATGACTTTACTCTGCACTCTATCTACCTTGTGCCATTTTTCCTCTTGATGCTTGGAGCTTTTTACTTAAGGGGCGACAACAAGCGTATAAGCGCAGCAGATGTTGGCATAAAAACAACATCTAAGCTCGTACCTATCATCTCAGCTGCACTAATACTTATAAAAGCCAACCTCTCATCTTATGTCGATCTACTTATAATTTTTGTTATTGTAGCTGGAGCGGTCATTAGCTATTTTATGAAGGTGCTTGATCAAAGCGAAGAGATATATAACGCAGAGCAAAATTTACATGATGCTAAAAACAAAGAGAAGCACCTAAAGACAAACGAACTTGAGATGATAAATTTAAGTTTAGAGGGCGTATCTGAAAAAGACTATCTAACCTCTCTTGGCAACAGAGACTCATTGCTAAATGAACTTAAAGGTATGTGTAGCGTTTTGGGCGAGAAGCAAGAGATCGCAGTTTATTATATAAATATAAGTCGCTTTAAAAATATAAATACCTCTTACGGACATGAGGTTGGCGATAAAATTTTAAAAGCGATAGCAAAGCGCATACGTGAAGCGTGCAACAGACAAGAGGTTACCGCAAGGATCGGCGCTGATGAGTTCATCGTGCTTTCAAAAATGGAAGAAAATAGCCACACTAAACGCATGAAACTTGGTATGGAGCTAAGAGATACGATAGAAAAACCTTTGCAAATAGATAAGTATCACTTTGCGATCAAGAGTGTCGTTGGTATCCACGTTGTCACAAGAGATAACATCAGCGATCCTAGAAATATCATCAAAAAAGCTGATATGGCGATGTACTACGCTAAGCAAAATCCAGCCAAAAACCCGATGGTTTATAATAATGAGATAGATAGCGAAATACAACAAAGCTCAAACATAGAGATAGCTCTTAAAAAAGCAAATTTACAAGAGGACTTTGAGGTATATTTTCAGCCGATTTATGACATTAAAAATTTAAAGATCATCTGCGTAGAAGCGCTACTTAGATGGCAGTCAAAAGAGTATGGACAAAAAGAAGCTGGCGAGTTTATGGATATAGCTAGCTTAAATAGCGACATCTTAAACGACATCTGCACGCTTTCTGTCTCAAAAACAGTAGAACAAGCCGTAAGATGGCAAAACAAAAAGCTAAAAGTGCCAAAAATAAGCATAAACGTAGCGCAAATTCAAAGCACATCTGAAAAATTTGTAAATGAATTTATGCTAACTTTAAACTCGCACCACCTAAATCCAAAGCAGTTTGAGCTTGAATTTAGCGAAGATATATGGAAAAACGACCAAGAGACGCTTGATAAAATTTTCTCACTTTTGGAGAAAAATAGCATAGATGTTTGTATAGATGACTTTGGATCTGGATATACGTCGTTTGTCTATATCAGAAAGTATAAGATCGATCGCATAAAGATAGCAAATGACTTTGTTGCTCAGTCAGTGATCAACAAAAAAGATATGCAAGTAGTCGCTGCTATCATAAATATAGCAAAATCAATGAAGCTAAAAGTGACAGCAAAAGGCGTGGAAAGCCACGAGATAAAAGAGCTTTTAAAAGAGCTTAATTGTAATGAAATGCAAGGATATTTCTTATCTCGTCCGATGAGTGCGGAGGAGTTTGAGAATTCTTTAAGGCAGAATTCTCACATGGTGGCTGATATTTAA
- a CDS encoding putative bifunctional diguanylate cyclase/phosphodiesterase, giving the protein MLDRITNFHNGSFLFIFALIIAYFFAIYLGDQFYLTAISVGTDVVIALFLFFFLKSSRNLNSYWTYIFLAIASWALADILLLLYDRSLLMQGNISRTDLMQILYLIPFFMFLVSAIAFFARILKRVIWQQVVVDALALMLITVSFFWFVIFDRSLAVVLNKEFVINLSYIIMDIFIFCFVFVVAFSLNFVSKKPIFSYKRVSLLLYLSALLIICICDAYYSSKAFLAYGGTNVHYKFFFKVAFFIIFVACLHLKENEANIKIRSYRKDYTRALIYKFVTLLFISLLFLGAANTDKIYSVWIVFLLMVLLAYAALIYSISSTVAMRDLARSERHIIAKLDEEIQDSLRELEEKNERLRQLSEFDSLTGLLNRQSFLSKLSEMIKTKALGEKIDIYSIDINHFKAINDSYGHYVGDEVLLKLSKNIKAILPEGAIISRFGGDDFMIVLKQKNEGHYREFLYYLLNIIAEQISVGDYKIALGAKVGVSSTQTSEILADDLIMQAGAALDAAKRDVNTKYVFYDDIKEIIQEKNYIEILLNSMNFDEEFSLNFQPQYLLNGKKIIGAEALIRWNSPVKGFVSPAKFIPVAEQSSIINTIGIWVAKEAIRQMSYWNKKYGISLKVGINISPKQVDNVNFASDIFGYVEEFGMDPKCVDIELTEASLVNAEEIMQTVLKKFSDKGMSISIDDFGTGFSSMNYIKKYPLDRLKIAKELVDNIAINEIDRDVVKSVITLAKNIELKTIAEGVEDETQLEILRELGCDEIQGYFWGKPMNAKDFEELIRSTLDHI; this is encoded by the coding sequence GTGCTTGATAGGATAACAAATTTTCATAACGGCTCGTTTTTATTTATATTTGCCCTGATTATTGCTTATTTTTTTGCTATTTATCTGGGTGATCAGTTTTATCTGACAGCTATATCAGTAGGCACTGATGTAGTGATCGCCTTGTTTTTGTTCTTTTTCTTAAAAAGTAGTAGAAATTTAAACTCATACTGGACCTATATATTTTTGGCTATCGCAAGCTGGGCGCTGGCTGATATCCTTTTATTGCTTTATGATAGATCGCTTCTTATGCAAGGAAACATCTCCCGCACGGATCTTATGCAAATTTTATATTTGATCCCATTTTTTATGTTTCTTGTATCTGCTATTGCTTTTTTTGCAAGAATTTTAAAAAGAGTGATATGGCAGCAAGTCGTGGTAGATGCGCTTGCTTTGATGCTTATTACGGTTAGTTTTTTTTGGTTTGTAATTTTTGATAGAAGTCTAGCAGTAGTGCTTAATAAAGAATTCGTGATTAACCTTTCATACATCATAATGGATATTTTTATCTTTTGCTTTGTCTTTGTTGTCGCATTTTCACTAAATTTTGTATCAAAAAAACCAATTTTTAGCTATAAAAGAGTTAGCCTACTTTTATATCTATCAGCCTTGCTTATCATTTGCATTTGCGACGCATACTACTCATCAAAGGCCTTTTTGGCATACGGTGGCACAAATGTTCATTACAAGTTTTTCTTTAAAGTTGCGTTTTTTATTATATTTGTAGCTTGCTTGCACCTAAAAGAAAACGAGGCAAATATCAAGATAAGAAGCTACAGAAAAGACTATACAAGAGCGCTTATATATAAATTTGTCACCTTGCTTTTCATCTCTTTACTTTTTTTGGGAGCTGCTAATACCGATAAAATTTACTCTGTATGGATAGTTTTTCTACTTATGGTTTTGCTAGCCTATGCAGCGCTAATTTACAGTATCTCAAGCACAGTTGCTATGAGGGATCTAGCTAGATCTGAAAGGCATATCATCGCTAAACTAGATGAAGAGATCCAAGATAGTTTAAGAGAGCTTGAAGAGAAAAACGAGCGCTTAAGGCAGCTTAGCGAATTTGACTCACTCACTGGACTTTTAAATAGACAGTCATTTTTAAGCAAATTATCAGAGATGATAAAGACTAAAGCGCTTGGTGAAAAGATAGATATTTACAGCATCGATATCAACCACTTTAAGGCTATAAATGACTCATACGGCCACTACGTAGGCGATGAGGTGCTTTTAAAACTTTCTAAAAATATCAAAGCTATCTTGCCAGAGGGTGCTATCATCTCAAGGTTTGGCGGTGATGACTTTATGATAGTTTTAAAGCAAAAAAATGAGGGGCATTATAGAGAATTTTTATACTATCTGCTAAACATCATAGCCGAGCAAATCTCAGTTGGCGACTATAAGATAGCTCTTGGAGCAAAGGTTGGCGTTAGCTCAACGCAAACAAGCGAAATTTTAGCTGATGATCTCATCATGCAAGCTGGAGCCGCACTTGATGCAGCCAAAAGAGATGTCAATACAAAATATGTCTTTTATGATGATATAAAAGAGATCATTCAGGAGAAAAACTACATAGAAATTTTGCTAAATTCTATGAATTTTGATGAGGAATTTAGCCTAAATTTCCAGCCGCAGTATCTACTAAACGGCAAAAAGATAATAGGCGCTGAAGCTCTTATAAGGTGGAACTCTCCAGTAAAAGGCTTTGTAAGTCCGGCTAAATTTATCCCAGTAGCAGAGCAAAGCTCTATCATAAATACAATAGGAATATGGGTGGCAAAAGAGGCCATAAGGCAGATGAGCTACTGGAACAAAAAGTATGGCATCAGCCTAAAAGTTGGCATCAACATCTCGCCAAAACAGGTTGATAATGTAAATTTTGCATCGGACATCTTTGGCTATGTTGAAGAATTTGGCATGGATCCAAAGTGCGTTGATATCGAGCTTACAGAGGCAAGCCTCGTCAATGCCGAAGAGATCATGCAAACAGTCTTAAAGAAATTTTCAGATAAAGGCATGAGCATCTCGATCGATGACTTTGGCACTGGCTTTTCATCGATGAACTACATCAAAAAGTATCCGCTAGATAGGTTAAAGATCGCAAAAGAGCTAGTCGATAACATCGCTATAAACGAGATCGATAGAGACGTTGTAAAAAGCGTTATAACTCTAGCTAAAAATATCGAGCTAAAGACGATCGCTGAGGGTGTTGAGGATGAAACTCAGCTTGAAATTTTAAGAGAGCTAGGCTGCGATGAGATACAAGGTTATTTCTGGGGCAAGCCGATGAACGCTAAAGACTTTGAAGAGCTTATAAGAAGCACACTTGATCACATCTAA
- a CDS encoding DJ-1/PfpI family protein — protein sequence MHLFCLIFDEYETLDLMGPVEFLARVPEMKISYVSFDGGMKKSKQGFFIKTKKLSKMPKESALLLPGGQGTRALVDDSEFISRLKECVLASQFCLSVCTGSALIARTGELDGLKATSNKRSLEWVKSCGEAVKWQERARWVRAGKFYTASGVAAGMDMALGFISDHFGKELAQKIANETEYNWQKSSKLDKFAKIYGY from the coding sequence ATGCATCTTTTTTGCCTTATATTTGATGAGTACGAGACGCTTGATCTCATGGGGCCAGTGGAGTTTTTAGCAAGGGTGCCTGAAATGAAGATAAGCTACGTCTCGTTTGATGGCGGGATGAAAAAAAGCAAGCAAGGCTTTTTTATAAAGACCAAAAAGCTTAGTAAGATGCCAAAAGAGAGCGCTTTGCTACTTCCTGGAGGTCAAGGCACGAGGGCACTTGTAGATGATAGTGAGTTTATCTCAAGACTTAAAGAGTGCGTTTTGGCTTCACAATTTTGCCTAAGCGTATGCACTGGCTCGGCGCTCATCGCTCGCACAGGAGAGCTTGACGGACTAAAGGCTACCTCAAATAAAAGATCGCTTGAGTGGGTAAAAAGTTGCGGCGAAGCTGTAAAGTGGCAAGAGCGCGCTAGGTGGGTGAGGGCAGGTAAATTTTACACAGCTTCAGGCGTGGCTGCTGGCATGGATATGGCGCTTGGATTTATCAGTGATCATTTTGGCAAGGAGCTAGCCCAAAAGATCGCAAATGAGACTGAATACAACTGGCAAAAAAGCTCAAAGTTAGATAAATTTGCCAAAATTTATGGGTATTAA
- a CDS encoding molybdate transport repressor, with protein MITKESKKDVFWALAFGLGLFVFSIVGYFYLDLGTPSLFGVIVGAISTFFCVRKILQNNFFEIDDDGFVIKKGSKNIKFFFKDIDEIAIKSFGDKKKVDALSVKFRKNRLDRDACFGLVQALGDDMIVIFDRYELSQFTLSKELRDRLAKFKDRA; from the coding sequence ATGATAACCAAAGAGAGTAAAAAAGATGTTTTTTGGGCGTTAGCCTTTGGGCTTGGACTCTTTGTCTTTAGCATCGTTGGCTATTTTTATCTTGATCTTGGCACGCCGTCTCTTTTTGGTGTCATCGTTGGCGCCATTTCAACCTTTTTTTGCGTGAGAAAGATCTTGCAAAACAACTTTTTTGAGATAGATGATGATGGATTTGTCATAAAAAAAGGCTCAAAAAATATCAAATTTTTCTTCAAAGATATCGATGAGATCGCCATTAAGAGCTTTGGCGATAAGAAAAAGGTCGATGCGTTAAGTGTTAAATTTAGAAAAAATCGCCTGGATAGAGATGCGTGTTTTGGCTTAGTGCAGGCACTTGGCGATGATATGATCGTCATTTTTGACAGATATGAGCTTTCGCAATTCACACTTTCAAAAGAGCTTCGAGATAGGCTAGCTAAATTTAAAGATAGGGCGTAA
- a CDS encoding molybdopterin synthase catalytic subunit, giving the protein MQIYNGSLDVQSITNEWYDKFKDKNCGALITFVGIVREEGGISALSFDIYEPILKKWLDAWQERAKKENAYVLFAHSKGDVAVHTSSYVAGVVSPQRKVALRLINEFVEDFKANAPIWKYDVINGERIYAKERSQAINGAGLLA; this is encoded by the coding sequence ATGCAAATTTATAATGGAAGCTTGGACGTTCAAAGCATCACAAACGAGTGGTATGATAAATTTAAAGATAAAAACTGCGGTGCGCTCATCACTTTTGTAGGCATAGTAAGAGAAGAGGGCGGTATTTCGGCGCTTAGCTTTGATATCTATGAGCCGATCCTTAAAAAATGGCTAGATGCTTGGCAGGAGCGAGCCAAAAAAGAAAATGCCTACGTGCTCTTTGCTCACTCAAAAGGCGACGTGGCGGTGCATACGAGCTCTTATGTAGCTGGAGTTGTTAGCCCTCAAAGAAAGGTCGCGCTAAGGCTTATAAACGAGTTTGTCGAGGACTTTAAAGCAAATGCGCCGATCTGGAAATACGACGTGATAAATGGCGAGAGAATTTACGCCAAAGAGCGTAGCCAAGCGATAAATGGCGCTGGACTTTTGGCATAA
- a CDS encoding Crp/Fnr family transcriptional regulator has translation MKKSRLGLLQTHILDILTQDELEKFEFKELPKTSTIYTEDIEIIILKSGSAKLSFFEDGEEFILYHLEKNNIAILDDNCAFEVLEDAQIYVIRLDNIGEILHNQKAASEILTTTLNTIIVQRQITKSILFEDAKGRIANFLIELANEQDLKQNGYRYVFLPFSLKVLSSFVGLKRQSASTAFNELIKDDIIRKITPHEFLIIDHEKLESYTN, from the coding sequence ATGAAAAAATCACGCTTAGGGCTTTTACAAACGCATATTTTAGATATCTTAACACAAGATGAGCTGGAGAAATTTGAGTTTAAAGAGCTGCCAAAAACAAGCACAATCTACACCGAAGATATCGAGATAATTATCCTAAAAAGCGGCTCAGCAAAGCTCTCATTTTTTGAAGATGGCGAGGAATTTATCCTTTATCATTTAGAAAAAAACAACATCGCCATACTTGATGACAACTGCGCATTTGAAGTGCTTGAAGACGCCCAAATTTACGTTATTAGACTAGATAATATCGGCGAAATTTTGCACAATCAAAAAGCTGCAAGCGAGATCCTAACAACCACGCTAAACACCATCATCGTGCAGCGCCAGATCACAAAGTCGATACTTTTTGAGGACGCAAAGGGCAGGATAGCAAATTTCTTAATCGAGCTTGCAAATGAGCAAGATCTAAAACAAAATGGCTACCGATATGTATTTTTGCCGTTTTCTCTAAAGGTGCTATCAAGCTTTGTTGGCCTCAAGCGCCAAAGCGCCTCAACAGCCTTTAATGAGCTTATCAAAGACGACATCATCAGAAAGATCACACCGCACGAATTTCTCATCATCGACCACGAAAAACTTGAAAGTTATACGAATTAA
- a CDS encoding MoaD/ThiS family protein, with the protein MVEIEFLGPIGLESIKVEAKNLGEVKAAISEKEELKKWLNICAVAVNDEIVSDINFALKSGDKISILPPVCGG; encoded by the coding sequence GTGGTAGAGATCGAATTTCTTGGGCCTATCGGGCTTGAGAGTATAAAAGTAGAGGCAAAAAATTTAGGCGAGGTAAAAGCGGCAATAAGTGAGAAAGAAGAGCTTAAAAAGTGGCTAAATATCTGCGCTGTGGCTGTAAATGACGAGATCGTAAGCGATATAAATTTCGCTCTTAAATCAGGCGATAAAATTTCTATCTTACCGCCAGTTTGTGGAGGCTAA